The Megalops cyprinoides isolate fMegCyp1 chromosome 10, fMegCyp1.pri, whole genome shotgun sequence genome window below encodes:
- the LOC118785048 gene encoding beta-2 adrenergic receptor: MLDESAQTDCTVCCCTLTNKILMVVFMILLIFAILFGNSVTLTVVLGTRHFKTPQGYLKASLAVADLAVGIFVVPLSVYAEVSLMITDYKPEWTMNNSLTTPFHPCNFIGPIFAGCTLVSITTIFLLTIERSIAVLKPLHKESVITRKRTTILIVLSWVGSFFLAVSPILYSNDIVLEYNSCSRMCNYALRASEFPTQACNILLLFPAFDFTLLGATVVINILSLSTIRQHSKRRKDLAETDCQNITRPTFSDVKAAKTIGTLTLAFTASFTPIAVFVVGNVIGNEWCNFSFFAFWILTTNSCWNVIIYSVRDQKFRHRAQQLLISSQIKNVSKT; encoded by the coding sequence ATGCTGGACGAGTCCGCACAGACAGACTGCACGGTGTGTTGCTGCACGCTGACCAACAAAATACTGATGGTAGTTTTCATGATCCTGTTGATCTTCGCTATATTGTTTGGAAACTCGGTGACTCTCACCGTAGTCCTTGGTACAAGACACTTCAAAACGCCACAGGGCTACCTGAAAGCCTCTTTGGCGGTCGCTGACCTGGCTGTGGGTATCTTTGTGGTGCCCCTCTCCGTTTATGCCGAGGTGTCGCTTATGATTACTGACTACAAGCCAGAATGGACAATGAACAACTCGCTGACCACCCCATTTCACCCGTGCAATTTCATCGGTCCGATATTTGCTGGATGCACTCTTGTTTCCATCACAACTATTTTCCTCCTCACCATTGAGCGCAGCATCGCCGTTTTGAAACCTCTGCACAAGGAGTCTGTGATCACCAGGAAACGAACAACCATCCTCATCGTTCTGTCATGGGTGGGAAGTTTCTTTCTGGCAGTGTCTCCTATCCTTTACAGCAATGACATTGTCTTGGAATACAACTCTTGCAGCAGAATGTGCAACTACGCGTTAAGAGCCAGCGAGTTTCCGACTCAAGCATGCAACattcttttgttgtttcctGCCTTCGATTTCACTCTGCTTGGGGCAACAGTGGTTATTAACATCTTGTCGCTCTCCACAATCCGTCAGCATTCCAAACGAAGGAAAGATTTAGCCGAAACGGACTGTCAGAATATCACCAGACCTACTTTTTCCGACGTCAAAGCTGCAAAGACCATAGGAACTCTGACATTGGCCTTTACCGCGTCATTCACTCCCATTGCCGTCTTTGTTGTTGGAAACGTGATTGGAAACGAATGgtgcaatttttcattttttgctttttggatACTGACAACCAACAGTTGCTGGAATGTGATCATTTACAGCGTAAGAGATCAGAAGTTCAGACACCGCGCCCAGCAGCTGCTAATATCTTCACAAATCAAGAATGTATCAAAAACATAG